CTTCTGCTGTAAAATCTGTATAAAATCACGTAAGTCAcctatttaatttgaaaTTAGCTTCGAATTGACTTGATTGTAAAcattttttgtttcaaCTTATATCTAACACTTGGATCCACTTAACATATATggcagctgcagcagcgaTGCGAGACGAATAAAAAGCACTAACTGGTGTATATTCATGTTTATAGAcgttaattttagtatGAGAATGGGTAGAATCCTGTGTCCAGTATGCCACACATGTCGGATCCTTCGTCGGTTCTCTGGAGTCTGAAGTATCCGTCCTCACCCCAGTCTGTTCCCCAGGAGTTCTTAACTACCCAGTATCTGGTCTTAAGCTTCTCGTCATAGCCCTCGCCGACCAGGAGTACTGCGTGATTGAGCTTGTCTGCGCACACTCCGTTGTATACCCCGCCCTGGTACTTAGTGAATTCGGGCGATACTCCCATGAAGGTTACCGTTGGTGTGACTACGAGCGACTTGTTCATGATGTTCTTGCCCTTGAATACGTAGTAGTCTGAGATCTTAACCTTCTTGACATCTGGCACTGAGCACTTCTTGTCGTGTCCGACGAACGGCAGGTCATTTGCTGATGCAAGGCCGTATCTCCTTACGTAGTTCAGAGCGGACTCTGGGAAGCCTCCGTTGCATCCAAAGCTGTTTGGGTCGCAGTCCAACAGTTCCTGCTCACTCAGGCTGTAGACTACGTCCTTGTGCGTGAGGTAGAAGGATTCTACTGAACCCACGGTTGCGAAAGCCCAGCAGCCACCGCAGTCGCCCTGGTCCTTCACTTGACTTACGGTTTTCGCCTTTCTCCAGTCCAGATCTTCTCCGTTCAGCTTAGATAAATCGAGGTCATCGGTACCTTTGGCGAGTTTAAGGTGTTTCAGGTATGTTGGGTTATCTAGACGGCTAAGTAAGAGACTAGATGATGGCAACTTCTCAAAGGTTGGAACCTTGACAGGCTTAAACATTTGGTAAAACTCCTTTTCGGAGAGATCGCTGAATCTGTTGATTCCCTTTGTATACATCTCAGTTCctacacataaattatttgatgaatgatatgtatataaatatgtaagtGCTGTGTATTAAATGCTGTATCGTATATATTTGTCAAACTATAATTGTTAACTAACCCCGTTGCTCCTTCACTTCCAAATAGCTGTCACGGAAATTCACGAATCTCTCGCGGCGATCCTTGTCATATTTGTACACTCTGTGGTATTTGGCGTTAAATGACTCAAACTCCATGTACACCTCAAGTTCAAGTTTCGGGTCATTAGATATAAGATTAGCGCGAAACAGGTGAGTCAACTCGTCAAAGTAACTGTCGCGCTTATTCATCTCCAACTCCGGAAAGTTCTTAGTCAAGTGCTCACTCAACGAACTCTTAAACTCACTCAAAGCTTTATACTTACTAACGacaaaatatgataaaacaGATACGCCCACCAGGAAAGATAACACAACCACCGTTGCCAAAACTCTCCTAGCGACACTCGAACGCGGCTTTCTAGAGTAGGAAGCGTCCTCGCGGGACTCGACCTCCTCGTCAAGTCTGTGGGTTACTAGTCTTTCGTTTGGGTTTGCCACCACGGAACTAACCATTGTTACTAGTGACTAatcttaaaattaaaattattcaGGGTTAATATAGTTGTTATATCAGTTGATTAAGGAGATTGGGAATAGCCCAAATATTACAATTAACAATGAAAAATTAGAAGATTTGCTAGTGAAATAGACAAATGCCACGTAGGACAAGTGAATAATTACGTACAATTTAGAAATCTGCTAGTGTTTCCAGTTCAAATAGTTGTCTATACAAAAGAAACTCTACATAATTATCTCTGCCCCATTTTATAAAGAATTGCGACTAACTCCTATTATCTAAACTTACCcgtcttcttcatctttgAGAGTAATTCACACATGAGTAAATAATCATAAAAGGACAACACATATGTGACCCTCGGTGTGGAATCTGTGAATCTTAGCTATTTTACTAACGTCCAATACTGTGTATGTCAACTACACAAATTACTGGATAGTTTTTCCAGCTTCGCCCTCCGATTCAGTGGGCGAAGGAGTGTAGTCCTGCGTCCAGGACACCACACTTATCTGAGCCTACGCCCGTCCTCTCCAGCCTTATGTATCCGTCCTCTCCCCAATCGGCTCCCCATGAGGTTTTGACGATCCAGTACCTCACGCCGAGGTCCTCGTCGAAGCCCTCTCCGACCAGGAGCACCGGACTGTTTGGCTTTTCTGCACAGCTACCTGTGTATATTCCGGATTTGTAGGATACCAACTCTGGTGTGACCCCCAGGAAGACGACGGTTGGCGATACCAGCAGTGACTTGTTGAAAATATCCTTTCCCCTGAAAATGTAGAAGGCCTCGATGTGCACTCTTTCGTAGGTCGTTTCCGGGACGAAGCACGGCCCGTTTGCGCCCACGTACGGGAACTCGTTCTCGTGGACCAAGCCGTGCTTCTTTACGTACGAGAATGCCGACTTCGGTGACCCTCCTGCGCATCCGAAGCTGAAATCGTCGCAGTTcaggacctgctggacgCTGAGGTCGTAGTCTCTATCGTAGTGTGCCATGTAGAATGACTCGATGCAATCTACTGTTGTGATCGCCCATCCTGAGCAGCAGTACCCCTGGTCTCTCACTGGTTTCACGCAATTTGCTCTCCTCCAGTCCAGATTTTCCGCTGTTAAGTTTGACACGTCAATCTCTTCCGTGGACCCCTTTGCCAGTTGCAGATTCTTTATGTATGTCGGATTGTCCATAAGATTCAGGATATGGTTACTCGGCGGGAGCCTATCCGATTTAGGGATCCTGATTGACGGGAACATGTGATAAAATTCATCTTCAGAGAGATCGCTGAATCTGTTGATTCCCTTTGTATACATCTCAGTTCctacacataaattattGGTTGAAtgatatgtaaataaatatgtaagtGCTGAGTATTAAATGCTGTATCGTATATATTTGTCAAACTATAATTGTTAACTAACCCCGTTGCTCCTTCACTTCCAAATAGCTGTCACGGAAATTCACGAATCTCTCGCGGCGATCCTTGTCATATTTGTACACTCTGTGGTATTTGGCGTTAAATGACTCAAACTCCATGTACACCTCAAGTTCAAGTTTCGGGTCATTAGATATAAGATTAGCGCGAAACAGGTGAGTCAACTCGTCAAAGTAACTGTCGCGCTTATTCATCTCCAACTCCGGAAAGTTCTTAGTCAAGTGCTCACTCAACGAACTCTTAAACTCACTCAAAGCTTTATACTTACTAACGacaaaatatgataaaacaGATACGCCCACCAGGAAAGATAACACAACCACCGTTGCCAAAACTCTCCTAGCGACACTCGAACGCGGCTTTCTAGAGTAGGAAGCGTCCTCGCGGGATTTAAAGTCATCGTTGACTCTTTTAGTGGTATAGCGTAAGTTTGGTGATACCATTGCTTTGATAACCATTTTCCAAAATGTAACGAATTGTgaaatagatttaaaactGATTGTGTGTGATTTGCTAAAGTGTTTTGGGATTATCCCAGGTGAAAATGAGTgaaaatcaaataataatctACATTATTATAGGCGTTTATTCAACACCGAAAATAAGCAAACTAGTACATACAAACTACAATCTGTGGGAGTTCACTGCGTTACAATATAATGGGAGTAATATACATGTACTGTACATATTATGACCTTCTTCGTATGGAATCAACACCCCATCCATCGGATGGCCGAGAACATGAATGTCGTACACACTATTTAATATCTATAGTTTAATAGCACGTAAAAGTATAAAGCAAAAGCGTTAATTGCATTTATAGcaaaatacattaatacaCCACTGGGTTTAATCCGAACGTCAAGATTCCGCACTTGTCGGCTCCTTCGTCGGTTCTCTCCATCCTTATGTATCCGTCCTCTCCCCAGTCGGCTCCCCAGGAGTTCTTGATGACCCAGTATCGCTTAT
The sequence above is a segment of the Theileria orientalis strain Shintoku DNA, chromosome 3, complete genome genome. Coding sequences within it:
- a CDS encoding cysteine protease precursor TacP, whose translation is MVSSVVANPNERLVTHRLDEEVESREDASYSRKPRSSVARRVLATVVVLSFLVGVSVLSYFVVSKYKALSEFKSSLSEHLTKNFPELEMNKRDSYFDELTHLFRANLISNDPKLELEVYMEFESFNAKYHRVYKYDKDRRERFVNFRDSYLEVKEQRGTEMYTKGINRFSDLSEKEFYQMFKPVKVPTFEKLPSSSTDDLDLSKLNGEDLDWRKAKTVSQVKDQGDCGGCWAFATVGSVESFYLTHKDVVYSLSEQELLDCDPNSFGCNGGFPESALNYVRRYGLASANDLPFVGHDKKCSVPDVKKVKISDYYVFKGKNIMNKSLVVTPTVTFMGVSPEFTKYQGGVYNGVCADKLNHAVLLVGEGYDEKLKTRYWVVKNSWGTDWGEDGYFRLQRTDEGSDMCGILDTGFYPFSY
- a CDS encoding uncharacterized protein (peptidase C1A, papain family protein); the encoded protein is MVIKAMVSPNLRYTTKRVNDDFKSREDASYSRKPRSSVARRVLATVVVLSFLVGVSVLSYFVVSKYKALSEFKSSLSEHLTKNFPELEMNKRDSYFDELTHLFRANLISNDPKLELEVYMEFESFNAKYHRVYKYDKDRRERFVNFRDSYLEVKEQRGTEMYTKGINRFSDLSEDEFYHMFPSIRIPKSDRLPPSNHILNLMDNPTYIKNLQLAKGSTEEIDVSNLTAENLDWRRANCVKPVRDQGYCCSGWAITTVDCIESFYMAHYDRDYDLSVQQVLNCDDFSFGCAGGSPKSAFSYVKKHGLVHENEFPYVGANGPCFVPETTYERVHIEAFYIFRGKDIFNKSLLVSPTVVFLGVTPELVSYKSGIYTGSCAEKPNSPVLLVGEGFDEDLGVRYWIVKTSWGADWGEDGYIRLERTGVGSDKCGVLDAGLHSFAH